The region AAAGAGGCAAAAAAAGCCTTTATCACTAGTTTATCACAAACAAGAGTTCCTGCACACTGTATGTTGAGACGTGTACCATTTGATCAGATATCCCTCAAACAACACAGGTACTGAATGAGTCAAGATAACACAATCTGCATGAAGCCAAGTcctcttgtttaaaaaaataaccaacgcattcctttttttcttttgttttttacttccaGCGACCTCTCCAACAACCGCATTGGCTGTCTGTCTGCGGACATGTTCCAAGGGTTGACCAATCTTACCAAATTGTAAGAAAAAGATTAATGGATTCCCTTAAAGTATTGTTCTATTCACAATAAGTGGAGTAAGTCAACGTGTTTATATCTAACATTATGTGCTGTAGGAATCTTTCTGGCAACATCATATCCACGCTGGATCCAGCAGTGTTTCAGGAGCTGCCGTCTCTCAAGTTAGTGTGAGTATAAGTCTGACTCCAGACAGTTCACTAGCACAGAATACCATTCCATATCtgaatacaacaataaatatcCAAGACAAAGATAACATTTATTTCcagttcatatttattttacctCGGGTTTGCTCGCTGTGTTTTACAATGAGTGTCGAATAAGGCAAATAAGCACAGAGGATTTGTTTGGCgtgtatttatttgaattagGATACATTCATCGATGTGGTATTTGGAGATGAAACACATATTTGAACTTTGGCTACCATAAATCAGAAGATTGTTCTACAaacaattcaaatcaaaacacaggtttttttttagaagcgtcactgcttgtttttaaaataaaaacactacatTTGATTGAGAGTAAGAACAATAAATTGACAGTTAAAAGGTAGTTGCAGTTCAACAGCCGATAAGGATTTATCTTCATGTTTAGATGATATGTTGGGCCCCAATAGAACAACTAGAGGTAACACTGTATCCTGgaatgataaataaaaagttcCATTTCATATCATAAAAGTCTATCTATTCTATTTCCAGGAACTTCAACTCAGACTACCTGTCATGTGACTGCGGCCTTCGTTGGGTACCAGGCTTCTTTCGCAGCAGCTCAGCCCGGTTGGGGGATGAAACCCTGTGTGCCTACCCGAGGAGCCTGAGGGGAAAACCCCTTCGTGGACTGAGGGAGAGCCAGCTGAACTGTGGTGAGCGCTGGGCTAGATTGAGACACATGAATGAGGCAATTCCCCGCTTCGTTGAAGGGACCATTGGCATGTGGATGACAATAACAGTGCACTCATAACACTACTTAGAAGCATCCCAATATTTTTAAGAATTAGTGAACCAAAAGTGCTGAAACAGCTCCAAGGAAGCAGCTCAGCAGCAGGGACGTATTTAGAAAAGTATCATCAAGCTGTGTTGACAACTAATCCTGTGGGTTGCATTTACCAATTTGCTGCTGCCTGCATTTAATCTGCTCTAGAGCTGTCGACTCATAATAACTTCAGTGGAAATATTTAACTGAGGTTGAGTAATGAGTGAGGACTTCAGTAAGATGTGTCTCATCTGGGTCTTTTCCTGCCATGTTGCTCAGATGGTCCACTCGAGCTGCACACGCTGTCCCTGCTGCCATCTCAGCGTCAGGTGGTCTTTAAAGGTGACCGGCTGCCCTTTCATTGCACTGCCGCCTTGGTGGACAAGATCACCACCTTACACTGGCGTCACAATGGTCATctggtgacctctgaccccgagATGGGTGTCCAGCTAGAGAATAATGTGCTGCATGACTGCACCTTCATCACCAGGTAAAGACATCTTAACCCTTTATTCCTGAATATATGTAATATGTATATTATAAGAAAATAATTGAgtgaatatataaacataaagaaaaatagTATTTTGAGATGTAAATGTGGTAGATATCATAATAATCAACTTTCTTTACTCTCCATATCCAGTGAGCTTATTCTATATAACGTGCGTGCGGAGGCCAGAGGAGAGTGGGAGTGTGTGGTTTCCACCGGGCGGGGCAACACGTCTCGTAGTGTTGAAATATTGGTGCTGGAGAACAGTGCCTCCTTCTGTCCAGAGGATAAAGTTGTCAACAACCGTGGGGAGTTCAGGTTAGTTACAGATGTAGTGAGTATTATTACACACCTGAAGTTTCAAAGGTTTTCTCctcattcagtgttttaatcCTCAGGTGGCCGAGGACTCTGGCAGGCATCACCTCTTATCAGTACTGCCTGCAGATGCGATACCCTTCCATGTCTATGGAGGGAGGTATTGAGCAAAAAAAAGCCTCCAGATACTGTGATGATAATGGAAAGTGGAGGGATGCAAACTATACAGAGTGTCACTACACCAATGGCATCACTCGGGTCCTTCACACCTTCATCCTGGTCAGTAGTGCTGTCAGAGCAATATAACAATACTTAATCAGTTTAAAAGTATACATAGTTTTTATTGCAATCACACCTTTCCCCTTATCTATTTGTATTTTTGCTTTACAGCGGCCCATCAATGTGTCCAATGCTGTCACTCTGGCACATCAGGTGCGCACATACACACTAGAGGCTGCAGGCTTCACAGACTCTGTGGATGTGTTGTATGTGGCACAAATGATGGAGAAGTTTATGGACTATGTCAAACAGCTACGAGAGGTGAGAAggattattttacatttttaaaatggctTTATACAAATCTGTGTGTAATACTTTCCACTGGCTTTAACATAATTTACTTTCAAATGTCTGTGGGTTTGTTCCAGTTGTCAGAGGTGTTGGTTGAGATGGGCAGTAACCTCATGCAGGTGGATGATCAGCTTCTCGCACTCGcccagagagagaagagggccTGCAGCTCCATAGTTCACTCCCTTGAGACCCTGGCCTGGCCTCAGCTCCACAGTCATGCTCAGGACTTCTCCATGGTAGGGCAATTGGGCAATTTCTTAGTTCTGTATTTTTATCGTAATATTCTTCGCAATTCTAGAAAATCCTACTAGGTCACTGTCACAATGGTAAAATACATTAGTATGTGGTTTAGGAAATgtggaaatcattttttaatctgaaactgAAAGAAGCTAATTTAGATTTTTGCACTGAGATGTGAATTGACTTATTTATGTGAAGTACTGgtaaaatatgtgtttgtatatagAGAGATGCAAGAAGCATCTTAagaatgttgatttatttttcgaTGCATACAGGTGTCCAGGAACATTGTGATGGAGGCTCACTTCATTCGACCAGCCCACTTCACTGGTATAACCTGCACTGTGTATCAGCGACGGGACGTCTCAACAGGCAATCTGGGAATGGAAATGGCCGAATCCGTTCATGAGCAGCAGCTTCGTTTTCGCTGCAGTACCGGCTCCCATAATACCTCACTCAACAGTTTCCCACTGAAGGTGAGGCGTGAGCACAGCTTCTAGTGTCTTCATTTACAACAAACTGTCCCATCAGAAACCTGTATTTACTGCAGTAATAGTTATCAAAGTGTACTGGTTGATTTCAATGTTAAATACacaatttttgttgtttttttttcctgcagaattCAGTAGCCCTGGCCTCTGTGACTCTGCCATCGACGCTGTTTCCTCCTGACGCTCCTGCAGACTGTAAACTGCAGTTTGTAGCCTTCAGAACCGGCAGCTTCTTTCCTCTGTCTGGGAACTCAAGCAACACTGGGGAACACTATAGCAGACGTAGCGTCAACACACCTGTCATCTTTGTTGGTCTTGGTGAGAAATCGTCCCTGATTTTATAGGAAAAGCATGTCATCTTACATGTAAAGGAAATCCTTAAATACACCCAGAAGGACAATTAGCATATCTGGGTGTTTTTCTCATACTTGACCTGTGGATAGCAGTGCAAGGCATGACTAAAACAAGATATTGTCATGAGGTCAACAATCAACAATCAAGCCAAATTCTCTTCCAATATCAGAGCTGGTTGTATTTTGCAGATTTGTCATTATTAAGTATAaacttaatgtttaaaaaaagttgtgtaatGTATTTGAGCTATGAGGCATTGTTGCTAATATTTATGGAGCACTGTGAGTTAAAGAAACTCATCAAACAAAATTGTTGTTCATGGCACATACTTAGGCAACACAGTGCAGGCATCACAATGGActaatattataatataaagCATCCACAGGACTAACTTTTCCTTTCAGTGCTCTGTAAAACATACCAGTTATCAGTACAGTTTTTGtaatttcctcctctctccatgaCAGACGGCTGCAGAATGTGGAACCATTCAGAGCCCATCTGGGTGTCGCTTCGCCACTTGTCCCCTGGTTCTGATGCTGTGGCAGCCCAGTGGCGCTTGAGGAAGCTGGAGAAACCGGGAAGCTGGAGCCAGGAGGGCTGTCAGCTGGTCCACAGTGACAGCAGCATCTCCACCATGCGATGCTCTCTGCTCAGCAACTATGCTGTTCTGCAGGTAGGTTGGCCttgagatatttatttattatttatgtagGATCACTAAAGGTTAAATgacacttttgttgttttattctttcttctAGGAGGTGCCTGACTTTCCCAACTCCACACCCATGTCTGTTAGGGTGCTCCACCCAGTGGTGTATGCCAACACTGCgctgctcctcctctgcctcttcaccatcatcatcacacacatACTACACCACAGGTACTTTTGTGAAAGAGCACAAACAGActaatgtttctgctttttatttgtttaatctcCTCATTATATTCTTCTTTGCCACTTACAGTACTATTCACATATCAAGAAAGAGCTGGCATACATTACTGAATACCTGCTTCCATATCGCCATGACAACAGCTATATACGCTGGAGGCATAAGTTTGACCAGCTACCCGGTGGTTTGCCAAGCAGTAAGttctgattttaaacttttttctcaTTTAGAAGTGGAATATAAGCCTGATTTCTTATCAACTGTATGATGTGACAGGTGGGCATTGCCCTGCACTACTCCTCTCTGTCGACCCTGCTGTGGATCGGCGTCAGTGCCAGGGTCCTCTACAAAGAGGCTGTGTGGAGAATACCTCGGCAGCCAGAGGGAGAGCCTCTTGCTCCACCTACTCAGCGACCTATGCTCAGGTCAGTCAGCACAGCTCACCTTCACCCACTTCTTGCACTTCGAGATTGTCGTTTGCTGTCACTACGGAAGATGTTTTGGACAGATTGTGTGGTCTTACGCATGGCCACCCACCCCGTACACTATCATAGTGGGCCATTGTACTCCAGAAACTTGGATGGACATAACAGAGTATTGCTGTAAGGCACAGAAAAGCTGGActaagggagggggaggggaggaatgTATGAAATTGACTTAACAAAAGCAGAGGGGGGTCATCATAAATCTGAGCATGATAGTTCAAGGGGTGCACTGTCTTTCCAAATCTATCCCTCTTTTTCAGCTCCCCCTGCCCCTGTGATTTTGAAGTTACGGACATAAAAAACTTTGCCATTGACCTAACCGGCTCTCCCACCCTCTCTTAGCTGCATACTTGGACACAGTCAG is a window of Labrus mixtus chromosome 5, fLabMix1.1, whole genome shotgun sequence DNA encoding:
- the adgra2 gene encoding adhesion G protein-coupled receptor A2, encoding MTGGGGAAEVSSSRRTMFAPGVGIPPLPGRLVLMLLLLCASEPRLSRACTGLLASTSGCSCTEERGKTHSVPGQAVGRRVGCTKGELSEPPDGSLLPNRTVTLILSHNKIRVLKNGSFSGLFALEKMDLKHNLISTIMPGAFQGLSELRKLDLSNNRIGCLSADMFQGLTNLTKLNLSGNIISTLDPAVFQELPSLKLVNFNSDYLSCDCGLRWVPGFFRSSSARLGDETLCAYPRSLRGKPLRGLRESQLNCDGPLELHTLSLLPSQRQVVFKGDRLPFHCTAALVDKITTLHWRHNGHLVTSDPEMGVQLENNVLHDCTFITSELILYNVRAEARGEWECVVSTGRGNTSRSVEILVLENSASFCPEDKVVNNRGEFRWPRTLAGITSYQYCLQMRYPSMSMEGGIEQKKASRYCDDNGKWRDANYTECHYTNGITRVLHTFILRPINVSNAVTLAHQVRTYTLEAAGFTDSVDVLYVAQMMEKFMDYVKQLRELSEVLVEMGSNLMQVDDQLLALAQREKRACSSIVHSLETLAWPQLHSHAQDFSMVSRNIVMEAHFIRPAHFTGITCTVYQRRDVSTGNLGMEMAESVHEQQLRFRCSTGSHNTSLNSFPLKNSVALASVTLPSTLFPPDAPADCKLQFVAFRTGSFFPLSGNSSNTGEHYSRRSVNTPVIFVGLDGCRMWNHSEPIWVSLRHLSPGSDAVAAQWRLRKLEKPGSWSQEGCQLVHSDSSISTMRCSLLSNYAVLQEVPDFPNSTPMSVRVLHPVVYANTALLLLCLFTIIITHILHHSTIHISRKSWHTLLNTCFHIAMTTAIYAGGISLTSYPVVCQAVGIALHYSSLSTLLWIGVSARVLYKEAVWRIPRQPEGEPLAPPTQRPMLRFYLIAGGVPLIICGITAAVNVNNYGDNSPYCWLLWRPSLGSFFVPAGLVVLVTWIYFLCTGVRLRHRVAKECTGTTMSTPVTESQPALAGSTSLLSTDSVVGPMSPVVAPEDQYSLKTQFLVLVATHFLFVALWCCGAMAMWLTGRTSLLFSSLYGITATVLGVFLVVHHCFRRLDVQASWLACCRGYRSSQPMSTYTHTCTTGSGVQTSEQGSQLFINCHPPAEPHNSSSARSSSTPSGISSVGPGPCKLTNLLQVSQDNPNNNTRAPASNNTSASTDNITKPTNNVLPIINSVAPVHPQRRKVGSRTKQGSSQYHHRGEGRGHYRLKALRTAGGGSLGALGPSGLDHLSSSHAVYKQATSENGSLHHSLSETQASPLTNGKHVVESVVTSPSEGSDGGSSGSRKPFPLLPSMASRAAMHGAQRRCASRDNLKLAAAAERETKRCSYPLNSVTTTVPGATPNGTLKDSVLELEQDMSGTDQSQSSVGMKSGLWKSETTV